In Osmerus eperlanus chromosome 4, fOsmEpe2.1, whole genome shotgun sequence, the sequence TTCCCCTGCGACGTGGTCACCGGCATCTTCTCCAACATCTGCTCCATCTACTGCTTCCACCAGCAGTTCCTGCTGCCAGCCTTGCAGAAACGcatggaggagtggtgagggagttgttgtcacacacacacacataaatacactcttctacacacacagacccacaattAACCCATGCACGTACACACTTGCATACTGTACCCTCAGGTGCAATAGACAagcaacagacaaacacacagagatgcacagaCTCATGTATGCATGGTGCATACACtcatactcacactcacatacacacacacacacacacacacactcacacgcacatacaaaacaacagagctAGTTACCTCTGACCTTGAGAGAACTTTTGACTTGGGGCCAAACTCACAGCCCTCCCATCTCCTACATTCCTTACAGGGACAGAGAGTTTCTTCATGcttacaaagacacacacacacacgcagtctctcacacaccagctcacacacacacagcctcccctgtcctgctctgtcctgacCCCTCTGTCTTCCCCTCCAGGGACTTGAACCCGCGGATCGGAGACATCCTCCAGAAGCTGGCTCCCTTCCTGAAGATGTACGGGGAGTACGTGAAGAACTTTGACCGCGCCATGGAGCTGGTGAACACCTGGATGGAGAGATCCTCCCAATTCAAGGTCATCGTCCATGAGATCCAGGTACAGCTTCCTCCTTCTTGTTCTGACCATGACACAACTGAAGCAGTCTCCGGCGCATAGTCAGATTCAGGTCAGCTGGCTGGTCCCTAACACCTGACCCCTgccacctgacccctgaccctgacctctggcctgtctagtaaacaagGACAGGTTCACCCATATCTCAGATGTTTGACATAGTTGTCCGTTAGCTTGACTTTGGGTTAGGGTAATAAACCTGTCATGGCTGTCTTTTCTTCTTCAGTAAAGAAAAAGAATAAGGACAAACTATGCACTTGATTCGGTTCAAATTGCTTGCAGGCTTGCTCTGTTTGTGTCCGGTCCTTTGGCTCTGTTGTGCCTGAGAAGCTAAATCAAGGACACCTCTAGTGTTCCTGGCCCCAGGTGCATCTTCTCATCTGGTGTCACAGCTGGGGTCGGCCATCTTCACGCTTGTAAAGATGAATAATAGGAAACCGCAGGCTGgtgtggtttgtttgtgtgtccgtgtctgtgtctgtgtgtgtgtgtctctctctctttctctctctctctctctctctctctctctctctctctctctctctctctctctctctctctctctctctctctctctctctctctctctctctctctctctctctctctctctctctctctctctctctctctgtgtccctcttggTCTCTGTGAGCTCATTTGGAAACCAAAATCTACATCATGGTGAAGGTTAGAATTGGAATAATAGCCGTTCTATTTTCTGGGTTTTGATGGTGAGATTGGGAgagggtatgtatgtgtgcaccaGAGGATTTCCAGTCAAGCTGTGGAATACTAATGGCTTTCTCACCAacttcaaacaccctctctgctccttcctTCCATCGCTCTGTGCTCCAGAAGAATACTAACATGGTTTAGATCTTTGAACTCCATCCTACCTCAGCAGCCGGGCATGTGTACCTGGAGAgctctggaggaggaagacagggtcCAGGAGCCCTGTGTCAGGGTCCAGGAGCCCTGTGTCAGGGTCCAGGAGCCCTGTGTCAGGGTCCAGGAGCCCTGTGTCAGGGTCCAGGAGCCCTGTGTCCTACACGATCAACTGGCAGCTCTTTGTTACCACAGGGTTGCCATGATTTATAGATTTTTTGTGtgattttctttttcctttttctcattatcactccctcgctctctcttccatGCTCGGCTTAGGAAGGTTTCCATGCTAGTTATGaaattgatttatttttgttgtgtgtgggagtgtgttctAATATCGCATTCTGTttcttgtgtgcatgtgtgctcctgcatgtgtgtgtgtgtttctgtgtgtgtgcctgcctgtgtgtgtgtgtgttgcagagagaggagcgctGTGGGAATCTGACCCTGCAGCACCACATGCTGGAGCCGGTGCAGAGGATTCCTCGCTACGAGCTCCTTCTGAAGGACTACCTGCACAGACTCCCTGAGGACGCAGACGACTTCAAAGACGCTCAGAGTGAGCAACCTAATGCATGAGTGCTCGCACAAattactttcttttttttctatctctttctgtatctctctctcacacacacacacagcactcacatCATGTCTCGGTCCAGTGTGCTGGGAGTGACCGGACAAGGCTGTATGTTCTGTGAATGCAGAATTCTTGGCCAGCAGCTGCCCTGGGGCTAGGGTCCTTCCAAGGAGCACTTCTAAGGAGCATATTCTTAAAGAGCACTGTAGCGAGAATTAAATCAAGCCATGTTAATGCACTGTATGAAAGGGTTGAATTGTGCCCCAGTCTTTGTACTTTGAACTGTTGTATTGAAATGTCTTAACTGCAGTAGGAATATACAGTAGCAGCACTGTAGTATTAACAGTTTTGTGGTAATAATACTGTACACCATTACTTTGTTCTAGAATCCCTAGAATTGATCGCCACGGCAGCAGAGCATTCCAATGCCGCCATCAGGAAGATGGTGAGTCGCTTCACACACTGCCGCCACCAGACCACACCAAACGATCATCTTTTTGTCACCACGCCGTCTCAGCCTAGCCTACAGTCAGACCAGATTAAACTCTCCCAGAGCTGCCTGGCTGTCATCTAGCATCCGTTAGTAATTAGAGATATGCGCACTCTGCATTCGTTAGCGTGTGGTAGGTGTTGAAGGTCTATAATTAAGAGTTGTTTACTGGGTGGTGTCCCTTCCTTCTCATCTTAGCTGTGAAGAATGTGGTTCACCGAAAATAAATATGACCTATCTGAATGATCTGATCAACCGCACTTTCTAAAGAACATTTCACAGTTCCTTAAGGGTCTTGATGTTTTGTATagatgtgtgtttaagtgtatgtatgtgtgtgtgtgtgtgtgttccaggagcgTATGAGGAAGCTGCTGAAGGTGTATGAGCTGCTAGGCGGGGAGGAGGACATTGTCAACCCCACCAATGAGCTCATCAAGGAGGGTCACATCCTCAAGCTGTCGGCCAAGAACGGCACCTCACAGGACAGATATCTCATCCTGGTGAGGAACACCAAAAAGACAATGCAAACGCTACCAATCAAGTGATCTTTCTTGTTGTTTGAACATTTTAATACATTCTCATTCACTCTCTGCAGTTCAATGATAGGCTGCTCTACTGTGTTCCTAAACTGAGGCTGATTGGTCAGAAGTTTGGTGTCAGAGCCCGTATTGATGTGGATGGAATGGAGGTAGGCCCTGATCCAGTCAATGGCtgttcctctttctgtctcatgtCTGTCTCATTTATAGCTGACTGGTATGTTGCTGACTTGATCAGTTAGAAAGATATAGTAAGTGGTCAAGGCTGACAGTGTGAGAGTTTGTCTGAGTTAGATTGTTTTCTGTAGAAACAGTACTAAATAGCTGTGGTCAGACCAgtcatttcctgtgtgtgtgtgtgtgtgtgtgtctgtgtgtatgtgtgtgtctgtgtgtctgtgtgtgtgtgtgtgtgtatgtttgtgtgtgtgtgtgtgtgtgtgtgtgtgttacagttgaAGGAGACCAGCAGTCTCAATGTCCCACGGACATTTTTGGTATCTGGGAAACAGCGCTCGCTAGAACTGCAGGCCAGGTGAGTTAACCAGAACAACACTGTTGAACTATTCAATTAGATTTATATAATCTTAACAACATTGTGTAAAGAGTTAAGAAGAAAAACATTAAGAAAAACACAGCCGCTGGAAGTGGTCCTTAAAAGTTGAGATTTTATTTAAAAGTTGAGTCCAATGACATGATAGCAAAGCCCTCTGTATGTTCCTTTGTGCAGAactgaggaagagaagaaagactgGATCCAGGTAATGACAATAAACCTAGCTGTACAACCTTGTAAACACACCAACTTCCTCGTCTTACCTTGGAGGTTTGGCATCCTATTTAACTGTTTCCTGTTAGACCCTTCCTCCTTGTTCTagtttcctgtttcctctccttTTTAGTAACCCGTTTCCTGTTAACGCCTCTTTCCCCAGGCCATTCAGACCACTATTCAGAGACATGAGCAGACCCTGGAGACCTTCAGACATCTCAACTGCTCCCTCCGCGATGAGGACTGCACCCCGCCCAACTCACCtgtaagacaaacacacacacaccctgtccatTTCCAAATATTGTCTCACCATATtgtctttttcacacacacgctcagacataTACATCAATCATTTGATTGGTTATTTGATGTGTTGCCATGCCTGACACTTCCTGTGTTGTGGGCTGGTTCAGAACTGCATGGAGCTTGGGCAGCGGGCTCCAACTCCcatcagagagaaggaggtgacTCTTTGTATGAAGTGTCAGGAACCCTTCAACTCTATCACTAAGAGACGCCACCACTGCAAAGCCTGTGGACACGTAAGTTCATCCTCCATATCTGTTCTTGTATCACACTGTCACGGATTGGCGGATGGGTGGTTGCTAGGCAGCACAGTGGTTTGAGCAGACAAGGGGTGGTTGGTTTTGCGTTGAGAGACAAGCTTATCTGAAAAACTGCGAGGGGTTTTACAAGTCCTCAAGCTGAGGCAGCTCATGAATATcggccacttcctgtctgtgcgtTCCAGGTGGTGTGTGGGAAGTGCTCCGAGTTCCGCGCCCGCCTGTCGTACGACAACAACCGTgccaaccgtgtgtgtgtggactgctaCACCACGCTGGTAGGCGTTCCACCCTCCCCCGCCTGTCTGAGCAGCAGCACCCACAGACGACGCTCAATCCTGGAGGTCAGTAGACCCTGCTCACAGACAACTAAGGTCCTCCATTTGTTGTCTACGATTTCCTTTTTATATTGAAGAGTTGACAAAATGATGGCTTTTTCCAGCAAATTGTATTcgatttaaagttggatttaaTTTGAGATCCCTCTATTCCAATGAAACCGTTGTGGTGTTTGGTTTTGTGCTGAGCAGAAGCAGGCCTCGCTGGCCGCAGAGAACAGTGTGCTGTGCAGCTTCCTGCACCACATGGAGAAGGGCTCCGGGCGGAGCTGGCAGAAGGCGTGGTTCGTCATCCCAGAGAACGAACCGCTGGTCCTCTATATCTACGGAGCTCCACAGGTAAACCTGTTTGATGTTAACGTTAATCCTGAAAACCTTCAAATGCTCTGGGAAACATCTCTCACCTGTGTGTTTTgttctgtccccctcctcctctcctcctgccctcctgccctccttcacttctcacctccctcctcctctcctcctgccctccttcacttctcaaccccctcctcctctcctcgtgtcccccctccctcaggatGTCAAAGCTCAGCGCAGCGTTCCTCTTATCGGGTTTGAGGTCTCCCTCCCCGAGTCATGTGACCGCCTGGAGCGCCGCAACGCCTTCAAGATCAGCCAGAGTCACCTGACCCTGTACTTCAGCGCCGACGGGGAAGAGCTTCAGCGCCGCTGGATGGAGGTCCTATCACGGgctggcagaggggaggagctaCAGATTCACGGTTCAATCACAGAAGCActtgaggaggaaggggaggagctgtTGGCTTCAGGGGAAAATACGTGATTagtgggagaggaagagcagtGTTATATAATGTGTAAACTCTACACATACAGACTATATACATAAGAGCAGCACATAGTACACACAGCACAGTTTGATACATTCTCCCAAAAcaattacaaacacacagacccacagtaACACTAAAATAGATACACAAGCTCTTACACAGACATTCTAACACAACTCTCTCCGTATTTAATGTCAGTGGTCAGTTGCATGAAATATTACAGATACGTTTCTCAATGTATTACTCATCTTGTGAGTGACCAGTGTTTGCCAAACCTGCCAAAAGTGTGCACTCCCTTACAAAAGAAGAAATATTAATAACAACCTTATGAAGATATGCGTCACACTGAACCGCATCAGTTACCTACCGTCGGACATTTCAAAGTGAATTGTGGGTCTAGACACTCTCAGTAActtccatttctctttctctctctctctctctctgtgatgttTTTAAACAAGTGGTTGGTTTCTTTTAGTGGTGAGTGTTTGTTTACTTGTTCCCATTGAGGAAGGTGATATTATCTCTTCATATGGAGAATGATGGTACAAGCTGAGCGCATCCTCCTGCTCAGTAAGCTGGAGGTAGGACATGGACACGGCTGTGGTAAGATGTTGGACTAAAAGCTACCTATTAGCAGACTGACTGAACTCTGAGAGATTCCAGCAGAGCTAGTGAAGACAAGATGGCCTCTCACTTTGTCATTCTCTTACCCCTGTGGTAGGAAGTGTGAGAGTCTCCAGGCTCCTCCTGGCCTGGATAGATGGAATCCGGAACCTTGAATGGAACCAAAACATTTTCAGTTTGTTTGGACCGCGGTTAGCGGTTTCAACCTAGCAAACTGTTTCGCATGAAAGAAGGACATTGAGCAAGGGGTTGATACCACATGGATGCTCTAAGACTGTCAAGAAGGCTGAATGAGATACATTTTAAATGCAGTTTGAACTGTCAAAAGAGACCCTTCTAAACCTACCCCACCTTTTTATTTGCATATATGCACTAGAATTACTGTTCAGAATTTCCCCACAAAATTATCTGCAAATAACACACATTCAGTCTTGAATAGATGGATTTAGGAGCCTCTCTGAAGTCTGAGGAATTATTTAGTGCCTGTCATGATCTACAGTCCCAAACATAATCCCTCTGAAACAGACAATTTTTTCCGGCAACCACTCCGCCCCCCAGTGGGACCGAGGAGTATTACAGCCACATCCTCTGGAGGAGCAGAGCAATGATTACATCTAATTTAGTTTTTTAGAAGACTTGGGTGAATTCAGAGTGCTGGGATGAAGAGAGTGAGTGGGGGtcctaaaaatatttttttcttacTAATACATTGGTAAAACAGGGGATGTTTTTAAGCTCTTTTCCACCTAATGGTGCTGGATAAGTATGTGAAGTAGAGATGTATGTGTTAATATGTGAGCTTTAAGTGAGAGAGCTTGTGGTTGGAGTATTGAATTGAAATGCTTTGAAAGATAATTGACATGAAAAGGATGTGAGTAATAACAACATGTTTTTATCATTTTAACGTGGGTGATATCTCTGCCTTTTTGAGAGTGTTTTGATAGTTAATACAGAGGATATTATATATATGAAACACAGCGAAAAGTTAAATATTTGATGTTTTGAATCTGGGGCTCGTGTTTGTGTCGGCTCAATGCAAGAGGGTCACAAAGAAAGGTAAACATTTGTATGTAAATATAATTTATTCTCTGACGAGGCTCAGTCTTGTGGGTATATTGGCTAGGTGTTTTCTATCGTGCAGTTTGAATCAGACTTCAGTTGAAATGTGGGTGGCCTCCTGTTGGGTACTAAAACCCTCCAGGTCTTTGTGTCACCCCTTTGCTGTGCTCCTGTGTCTGAAAACAATGGTGTTTGGTCAATGGAAGACAATGGACACCCTATCTAATTTCTATCTCACCCCTAAATGATTGCTATTACATATGTGGTGAATTCAAAAAGAATACAAATTGTTGTGTTGGTTAATGAATATGGCTTTGTTATCATTTTCTGTTGTCAGAGACATAGCTTGAGACCAGTTCTAATCTGTGGGAGAGGTCTTAATCGTGTCATTAGTGGTCCAGTGAGCATTTGTCCTCCATTCAGCCAGCTCCTCTCATCAATGTGCCAACAACACTTATGAAAGCCCCCTGTATGGTAATGAATCTGCAAATTAGTACATGAGTTTACATTATATATATTTAGCTTTGGTCCAATAGGATGACTGTTGGGTCATGGTCACTTCAAGGCACAAATGAAACAACtgttccctcacacacagaccaaaaAAAAACTCTAAACAACAACAGTATAATTCCAGATGCTGGGAGATCAGGCTAAGGTATCTTGTTGTAAAGCCCTCTCGTCCCGTCATTCCATGGTATACTCTAAAACATGCCTTACACTAGACCTAGTCTGTTTGTATGATATCTATGTTACCTCTGCTTTTGCCAAAGTATACTAGGGTACACTACCGTGTGATTGAGATGCTCAGTCATCCTGTATGTTTTAATCTGTGTCTGCTCTTGGCCTTTTCTGTGGTTGTTTGTATTTCTTTAGCTTTTTCTACTCCATAGTATTGTTTGCTTTATTTATGTTACCTAAGCTCTTTTTACAAAATCAAAACAAGCTAATTTGGTTTAGTGTGTAATATTCATAAATACATGCATAAATTTGACCGGCGAATCCATTGTATCATACTTTTGGAGTATCCAGTGGTACCACACAGTCTCAGTTCATTTCTCCTTGATGCATGAGTTTGGATCTATTTTCAGAATGTATCCCTAGTGTCTCGTTGACTGTTAATTTTCAAATCCAGCTTTTCCAGTACCCGTGTCCCCCAGGGCTATACAATTATAAAAGCTACTTTTATAATCATACCTTTATAAGAACTGCAGGTATTGTAGTGAGGAAAGAAGTCTAGCCGGGTCACTCAGCTTTAAAGGCTGACTGTGAACGTGCCTGTGACTTCAAGGGgtttctgtgtctagtatctgtctgtgtgaagATAGGAATCAGGTGTTTTGAAGTTTATCATCTCTcctacccacaacacacacaaacacgcaaacacCAACCCTCCTAATTTCTCACATACGCCTGACTACAGGAAGATGCAAACCGATTTAAACATCCTGTGGCTGAACTTCACACTTACTGTACCAGAGCGTTATAGCATGCAGGGATCTTATACTACACACCAACTCAGAGGTCCAGACCACCAG encodes:
- the fgd1 gene encoding FYVE, RhoGEF and PH domain-containing protein 1 isoform X2 — protein: MTGFVFCCAMYMDKTSVLRGPSSSSPRLLTKSLSLEPDPCLAPQDQDASHDGPQRLSSDPGPLDPGHCNGSSSSGAPELPAMAPKARPPLPGPKPQVPPKPPHLQQQGAQPRPRPRAPDKPLPPPPPSRPLPADPRAPRGPLPRAEGSSSPTCVLSLIEKFEREQIIVVPDITGGMCTPRVPDSQGAGGGGASAPLTPPSCSSPEPPSAEPPSQNPLGLAQEEEQGLQGGVVGETGEDNRDDIDDDDEDEELAASCSEKRLSMESGYSASEKHLDTMEMREPAESCSQSDIPSEHLSLPAPQSDGKLANRDSGIDSISSPSHSEELCFAGDEDRVIYPCSPALTLPRLSSSSSCGYAEGLGGEGALAVGGRDSEGDSDLEEGSGDETELNTLALVPPPANRQDSVELSVQQRVFNIANELLQTERAYVSKLHLLDQVFCGRLLEEARARASFPCDVVTGIFSNICSIYCFHQQFLLPALQKRMEEWDLNPRIGDILQKLAPFLKMYGEYVKNFDRAMELVNTWMERSSQFKVIVHEIQREERCGNLTLQHHMLEPVQRIPRYELLLKDYLHRLPEDADDFKDAQKSLELIATAAEHSNAAIRKMERMRKLLKVYELLGGEEDIVNPTNELIKEGHILKLSAKNGTSQDRYLILFNDRLLYCVPKLRLIGQKFGVRARIDVDGMELKETSSLNVPRTFLVSGKQRSLELQARTEEEKKDWIQAIQTTIQRHEQTLETFRHLNCSLRDEDCTPPNSPNCMELGQRAPTPIREKEVTLCMKCQEPFNSITKRRHHCKACGHVVCGKCSEFRARLSYDNNRANRVCVDCYTTLVGVPPSPACLSSSTHRRRSILEKQASLAAENSVLCSFLHHMEKGSGRSWQKAWFVIPENEPLVLYIYGAPQDVKAQRSVPLIGFEVSLPESCDRLERRNAFKISQSHLTLYFSADGEELQRRWMEVLSRAGRGEELQIHGSITEALEEEGEELLASGENT
- the fgd1 gene encoding FYVE, RhoGEF and PH domain-containing protein 1 isoform X1 encodes the protein MQLNRPKSALISYSPPMPPETQNSFSSQFKTMRFSYHISSGLPSPQPPLRRIGPSSSSPRLLTKSLSLEPDPCLAPQDQDASHDGPQRLSSDPGPLDPGHCNGSSSSGAPELPAMAPKARPPLPGPKPQVPPKPPHLQQQGAQPRPRPRAPDKPLPPPPPSRPLPADPRAPRGPLPRAEGSSSPTCVLSLIEKFEREQIIVVPDITGGMCTPRVPDSQGAGGGGASAPLTPPSCSSPEPPSAEPPSQNPLGLAQEEEQGLQGGVVGETGEDNRDDIDDDDEDEELAASCSEKRLSMESGYSASEKHLDTMEMREPAESCSQSDIPSEHLSLPAPQSDGKLANRDSGIDSISSPSHSEELCFAGDEDRVIYPCSPALTLPRLSSSSSCGYAEGLGGEGALAVGGRDSEGDSDLEEGSGDETELNTLALVPPPANRQDSVELSVQQRVFNIANELLQTERAYVSKLHLLDQVFCGRLLEEARARASFPCDVVTGIFSNICSIYCFHQQFLLPALQKRMEEWDLNPRIGDILQKLAPFLKMYGEYVKNFDRAMELVNTWMERSSQFKVIVHEIQREERCGNLTLQHHMLEPVQRIPRYELLLKDYLHRLPEDADDFKDAQKSLELIATAAEHSNAAIRKMERMRKLLKVYELLGGEEDIVNPTNELIKEGHILKLSAKNGTSQDRYLILFNDRLLYCVPKLRLIGQKFGVRARIDVDGMELKETSSLNVPRTFLVSGKQRSLELQARTEEEKKDWIQAIQTTIQRHEQTLETFRHLNCSLRDEDCTPPNSPNCMELGQRAPTPIREKEVTLCMKCQEPFNSITKRRHHCKACGHVVCGKCSEFRARLSYDNNRANRVCVDCYTTLVGVPPSPACLSSSTHRRRSILEKQASLAAENSVLCSFLHHMEKGSGRSWQKAWFVIPENEPLVLYIYGAPQDVKAQRSVPLIGFEVSLPESCDRLERRNAFKISQSHLTLYFSADGEELQRRWMEVLSRAGRGEELQIHGSITEALEEEGEELLASGENT